From the genome of Sphingomonas sp. HMP6, one region includes:
- a CDS encoding ribbon-helix-helix domain-containing protein, which translates to MSSLDQHEAKGYNENMTLNVALSPDLQSYVDARVAQEGFADPADFLRDLVRRDQDAYEADVQRVRALIQEGVDSGIVDAEPEDILDEIIAGIHHRHG; encoded by the coding sequence GTGAGCTCGCTGGACCAGCATGAAGCGAAGGGCTATAACGAGAACATGACCCTTAACGTCGCCTTGTCGCCCGATCTTCAGAGCTACGTCGATGCGCGTGTTGCGCAGGAAGGTTTCGCCGATCCAGCGGATTTCTTGCGCGATCTCGTCCGCCGCGACCAAGACGCGTATGAAGCCGACGTCCAGCGCGTACGGGCACTGATCCAAGAAGGCGTGGATTCCGGCATCGTCGATGCAGAACCCGAAGATATTCTCGATGAAATAATCGCTGGTATCCATCATCGGCATGGCTGA
- a CDS encoding DUF1244 domain-containing protein, with protein sequence MADLDTLDDAVAAAAFRRLVRHLRHRDDAQNVDLMGLAGFCRNCLSDWVQEADGGLSKDAAREIVYGMPYAQWKAEHQGEASPEQLRRMTESVAKNA encoded by the coding sequence ATGGCCGATTTGGATACACTCGACGATGCGGTCGCCGCCGCCGCCTTCCGTCGGCTGGTGCGGCATTTGCGCCACCGCGACGATGCGCAGAATGTCGATCTGATGGGGCTGGCCGGGTTTTGCCGCAACTGCCTGTCGGATTGGGTGCAGGAGGCGGATGGTGGCCTGTCTAAGGACGCCGCGCGCGAGATCGTCTACGGGATGCCCTATGCGCAGTGGAAGGCCGAGCATCAGGGCGAGGCGAGCCCCGAGCAACTTCGCCGTATGACCGAGAGTGTTGCGAAGAATGCGTGA
- the pyk gene encoding pyruvate kinase, which yields MIETSPTKAFVPRSRKVRILATLGPASSSPEMIAMLFEAGADAFRVNMSHGDQQSKVAVIAAIRDLERIYRRPTTILADLQGPKLRVGKFDGGRTVLEKGATFTLDRDTTPGDATRVELPHREIFEAIEVGARLLLDDGKLVLRVTAHDATTITTEVVVGGALSNSKGLNVPDVVLPMAALTEKDRSDLAFAVDQGVDWIALSFVQRPEDLAEARKLIGGKAALLAKIEKPQAIDRLEEIVEACDGVMVARGDLGVELPPESVPPLQKRIIEVSRRLGRPVVVATQMLESMITSPSPTRAEVSDVATAIYDGADAIMLSAESAAGAWPTESVAMMNAIGEAVERDPTHGDRIHFTVIRSDPTTADALSEAAKNIAKTVDAVAIVCFTTSGSTARRVARERPGVPLIVLTPTLETARRAGLLWGAYAIHTKDVDSFEEMVAKAKRMALRHGLAKAGDRVILMAGVPFKTPGSTNVLHVVRIVGDELKGYAH from the coding sequence ATGATCGAAACTTCCCCGACAAAGGCGTTTGTTCCGCGTTCGCGCAAGGTACGCATTCTGGCGACGCTCGGCCCCGCGAGCAGCAGCCCCGAGATGATCGCCATGCTGTTCGAAGCCGGTGCCGATGCGTTTCGCGTCAACATGAGCCACGGTGATCAGCAATCAAAGGTCGCGGTGATCGCGGCGATCCGCGATCTCGAAAGGATCTACCGTCGTCCGACCACGATCCTGGCCGATCTGCAGGGGCCGAAGCTGCGCGTCGGCAAGTTCGACGGCGGACGCACCGTGCTGGAAAAAGGCGCGACCTTCACGCTCGACCGCGACACGACGCCCGGCGACGCCACCCGCGTCGAATTGCCGCACCGCGAGATTTTCGAGGCGATCGAAGTCGGCGCGCGGCTGTTGCTCGACGATGGCAAGCTCGTGCTGCGCGTGACCGCGCACGACGCGACGACGATCACCACCGAAGTCGTGGTCGGCGGCGCGCTGTCGAACAGCAAGGGGCTGAACGTGCCCGATGTCGTGCTGCCGATGGCGGCGCTCACCGAGAAAGACCGCAGCGATCTCGCCTTCGCAGTCGACCAGGGGGTCGACTGGATCGCTTTGTCGTTCGTCCAGCGGCCCGAGGATCTGGCCGAGGCGCGAAAACTGATCGGCGGCAAGGCGGCGCTGCTCGCGAAGATCGAAAAACCGCAGGCGATCGACCGGCTCGAGGAAATCGTCGAGGCGTGCGACGGCGTGATGGTCGCGCGTGGCGATCTCGGCGTCGAACTACCGCCCGAAAGCGTGCCGCCGCTGCAAAAGCGTATCATCGAGGTTTCGCGTCGGCTCGGCCGCCCGGTGGTGGTGGCGACGCAGATGCTCGAATCGATGATCACCAGCCCCTCCCCGACCCGCGCGGAAGTGTCCGACGTGGCGACGGCGATCTATGACGGGGCGGATGCGATCATGCTGTCGGCGGAAAGCGCCGCGGGCGCATGGCCGACCGAATCGGTCGCGATGATGAACGCGATCGGCGAAGCGGTCGAACGCGACCCGACGCATGGCGACCGCATCCATTTCACCGTGATCCGCTCCGACCCGACCACGGCGGACGCGCTGTCCGAGGCGGCCAAGAACATCGCAAAGACGGTCGATGCGGTGGCGATCGTGTGCTTCACCACCTCGGGCTCGACCGCGCGGCGCGTTGCGCGCGAGCGACCGGGCGTGCCGCTGATCGTGCTGACCCCCACGCTGGAGACCGCGCGCCGCGCCGGGCTGCTGTGGGGCGCCTATGCGATCCACACCAAGGACGTCGATTCGTTCGAGGAAATGGTCGCCAAGGCCAAGCGCATGGCGCTGCGCCACGGCCTGGCCAAGGCCGGCGACCGCGTGATCCTGATGGCGGGCGTGCCGTTCAAGACCCCGGGATCGACCAATGTGCTGCATGTGGTGCGGATCGTCGGGGATGAGTTGAAGGGGTATGCGCACTGA
- a CDS encoding HAD family hydrolase — protein sequence MAKAVVFDVGNVLYDWNPRFLYERLTPPGPALDAFLRDVATKDWHFQHDAGRPFAETSAELSATHPDHADLIAQWGPRFTEQLGDMLPDMRDLVLELDTVGVPLYAITNFSGEFWPPFRAREADLFDRFKGIVVSGDELLTKPDPAIYRLALDRFALGAPDCVFVDDRADNVAGAQNVGMEAVLFTDATALRGDFARLGVLG from the coding sequence GTGGCGAAGGCCGTCGTCTTCGACGTCGGCAACGTCCTGTACGACTGGAATCCCAGGTTCCTGTACGAGCGCCTGACCCCACCGGGTCCGGCGCTCGATGCGTTCCTGCGTGATGTCGCGACCAAGGACTGGCATTTCCAGCATGACGCCGGCCGTCCGTTCGCCGAAACCTCGGCCGAGCTGAGCGCTACGCATCCCGACCATGCGGACTTGATCGCGCAGTGGGGGCCGCGCTTCACCGAACAGCTCGGCGACATGCTGCCGGACATGCGCGATCTTGTGCTGGAGCTCGATACCGTAGGCGTGCCGCTTTACGCGATCACCAATTTCTCGGGCGAATTCTGGCCACCGTTCCGCGCGCGTGAAGCGGATCTGTTCGATCGCTTCAAGGGCATCGTGGTGTCCGGCGACGAACTGCTCACCAAACCCGATCCCGCGATCTACCGCCTCGCCCTCGATCGCTTCGCCCTGGGCGCGCCGGACTGCGTGTTCGTCGACGACCGCGCCGACAATGTCGCGGGCGCGCAGAATGTGGGGATGGAGGCGGTGCTGTTCACCGACGCGACCGCGTTGCGCGGCGATTTCGCGCGGTTGGGTGTCCTCGGATAG
- the gpmA gene encoding 2,3-diphosphoglycerate-dependent phosphoglycerate mutase, which produces MPTLVLIRHGQSAWNLENRFTGWWDVDVTEKGAEEARAAGRLMAEKGLDFDLCFTSLQTRAIKTLNLALEEMQRLWLPVEKNWQLNERHYGGLTGLDKSETAAEYGADQVHIWRRSFDIPPPPMEPGSAYDLSADRRYAGIAIPNAESLKDTIARVLPYWEGRIAPELRAGKRVLISAHGNSLRALVKHLSGIPDDAITTLEIPTGQPIVYELDDALTATDRYYLSER; this is translated from the coding sequence ATGCCCACCCTCGTCCTGATCCGCCACGGCCAGTCGGCCTGGAACCTCGAAAACCGCTTCACCGGCTGGTGGGATGTCGATGTCACCGAGAAGGGCGCCGAGGAAGCACGCGCGGCGGGGCGGTTGATGGCGGAGAAGGGGCTCGATTTCGATCTCTGCTTCACGTCGCTGCAGACGCGCGCGATCAAGACGCTCAATCTGGCGCTCGAGGAAATGCAGCGGCTGTGGTTGCCGGTCGAGAAGAATTGGCAGCTCAACGAGCGGCATTATGGCGGGCTGACCGGCCTCGACAAGTCCGAGACCGCCGCCGAATATGGTGCCGACCAAGTGCATATCTGGCGCCGCAGCTTCGACATCCCGCCGCCGCCGATGGAGCCGGGCAGCGCCTATGACCTGTCGGCCGATCGGCGGTATGCGGGCATCGCGATCCCCAATGCGGAAAGCCTGAAGGACACGATCGCGCGCGTGCTGCCGTATTGGGAGGGTCGCATCGCGCCCGAACTCAGGGCGGGCAAGCGCGTGTTGATCTCCGCGCACGGCAATTCGCTGCGCGCGCTGGTCAAGCATCTGTCGGGCATTCCCGATGACGCGATCACCACGCTGGAAATCCCGACCGGCCAGCCGATCGTCTATGAACTCGACGACGCCCTCACCGCCACCGATCGCTATTATCTGAGCGAACGGTAG
- a CDS encoding DUF4136 domain-containing protein encodes MKLGLGLALAATAALGACATTPRVAPVEVSRFHLGAPLETGTLTTEPMPGAGAPGLEFRSYAAAIETEALKNGFTIPASGTTAQYVAVLGFSRTARQGPPKSGGLTIGLGGGGFSGGRGGGGGVGLGGGVSFPVGTQRFREVVVTQMTVQIRRRRDGTVIWEGRAETSADGAAPEAQTDPTAAKLARALFQGFPGESGRTITVK; translated from the coding sequence ATGAAACTGGGTTTGGGATTGGCACTGGCGGCAACTGCCGCGCTCGGTGCGTGCGCGACGACGCCGCGAGTCGCGCCGGTCGAAGTATCGCGTTTCCATCTGGGCGCGCCGCTTGAGACGGGGACGCTGACGACCGAGCCGATGCCGGGTGCCGGCGCGCCGGGGCTGGAATTCCGGAGCTACGCCGCCGCGATCGAGACCGAGGCCCTGAAGAACGGCTTCACCATCCCGGCGAGCGGGACGACCGCGCAATATGTCGCAGTGCTCGGCTTCAGCCGCACCGCGCGACAGGGCCCGCCCAAGAGCGGCGGGCTGACGATCGGCCTGGGCGGCGGCGGGTTTAGCGGTGGTCGCGGTGGTGGTGGCGGCGTCGGTCTTGGCGGCGGCGTGTCCTTCCCGGTCGGCACGCAGCGGTTCCGCGAGGTCGTCGTCACGCAAATGACAGTGCAGATCCGCCGCCGCCGCGACGGCACGGTGATCTGGGAAGGCCGCGCTGAAACCAGTGCCGACGGGGCCGCACCCGAAGCGCAGACCGACCCGACCGCGGCGAAATTGGCGCGCGCGCTGTTCCAGGGCTTCCCCGGGGAATCGGGCCGCACTATCACGGTGAAATGA
- a CDS encoding 5-(carboxyamino)imidazole ribonucleotide synthase translates to MNPLPPGSTIGILGGGQLGRMLSVAAAQLGYHTRVLAPDEEAVAAQTATSFTRADYHSRIVLDEFASAADVVTYEFENIALDPVIYLAAKVPVHPAPAALGIAQDRAQEKQFVGELGGRTAPWAKVETLAELEAAVAEIGCPAILKTLRLGYDGKGQVRITTPGDVPAAWEAIGARPAILEGFVTFSHEFSILLVRGRDGQMVSYPPPWNEHKDGVLARSTLPAPAEIAASWGEAAALAGRIADRLGYVGVLACEFFASADGPVFNEMAPRVHNSGHWTIEGAVTSQFENHIRAICGLPLGDTGLTAPTVAMENLIGHDADRWAAILAEPGAHLHLYGKETRPGRKMGHVTRLGR, encoded by the coding sequence ATGAACCCCCTCCCCCCCGGCTCCACCATCGGCATTCTCGGCGGCGGGCAGCTCGGGCGGATGCTGTCGGTGGCGGCAGCCCAGCTTGGCTATCACACCCGCGTGCTCGCGCCCGACGAGGAAGCGGTGGCGGCGCAGACCGCGACCAGCTTCACCCGCGCCGATTATCACAGCCGCATCGTGCTCGACGAATTCGCCTCGGCGGCCGATGTCGTGACGTACGAGTTCGAGAATATCGCGCTCGATCCGGTGATCTATCTGGCGGCAAAGGTGCCGGTCCACCCCGCCCCCGCCGCGCTCGGCATCGCGCAGGACCGCGCGCAGGAAAAGCAGTTCGTCGGCGAGCTCGGCGGCCGCACCGCCCCCTGGGCCAAAGTCGAGACGCTCGCCGAATTGGAGGCAGCGGTGGCGGAGATCGGCTGCCCGGCGATCCTCAAGACGCTGCGGCTCGGCTATGACGGCAAGGGGCAAGTGCGCATCACCACGCCCGGCGACGTTCCGGCGGCATGGGAGGCGATCGGCGCGCGGCCCGCGATCCTTGAGGGGTTCGTGACGTTCAGCCACGAATTCTCGATCCTGCTGGTGCGCGGGCGCGACGGGCAGATGGTCAGCTATCCGCCGCCGTGGAACGAACATAAGGACGGCGTGCTGGCGCGCTCGACCCTGCCCGCACCCGCAGAGATCGCGGCAAGCTGGGGCGAGGCCGCCGCGCTCGCCGGGCGGATCGCCGACCGATTGGGCTATGTCGGGGTGCTGGCGTGCGAGTTCTTTGCGAGCGCCGATGGCCCGGTGTTCAACGAAATGGCGCCGCGCGTCCACAATAGCGGGCATTGGACGATCGAAGGCGCGGTCACCTCGCAATTCGAAAACCACATTCGCGCGATCTGCGGCCTGCCGCTCGGCGACACGGGATTAACCGCGCCGACGGTGGCGATGGAAAATCTGATCGGGCATGATGCCGACCGCTGGGCCGCGATCTTGGCGGAACCCGGCGCGCATCTGCATTTGTACGGCAAGGAGACACGCCCGGGCCGCAAGATGGGGCATGTTACGCGGCTGGGCCGGTAA
- a CDS encoding M14 family metallopeptidase yields the protein MTQPPTLSINAAFDSGNIEVVAVEDDRVTLNIRQDHLSDFYQWFHFRVAGARGRTVTFRITNAGGSAYPFGWPGYKVRVSTDRETWRMAPTRYVDGALEFEWTGTSELVWFAYFQPYTMERHDALVARIAARPGVTHRELGQSIDGRAIDCLDIGSGPKHVWLYARQHPGESMAEWFLEGVLERLTDAADPVTEALLAKATFHCVPNMNPDGSFRGHLRTNAAGVNLNREWHTPTPEKSPEVLCVRNAMDETGVAFAMDVHGDEAIAANFLAGFEGIPSWTDALGEKYYDFGRRLEAHTPDFQTAKGYDKSAPGRANLSMSTNQLAERFGAVSMTLEMPFKDHDPNPDAEFGWSGERSKALAHACLEVLADMIDGI from the coding sequence ATGACCCAGCCCCCAACGCTCAGCATCAACGCCGCCTTCGACAGCGGTAATATCGAGGTTGTCGCGGTCGAGGATGACCGCGTCACCTTGAATATCCGGCAGGATCATCTGTCGGATTTCTACCAATGGTTCCACTTCCGGGTGGCGGGCGCGCGCGGGCGGACGGTAACCTTTCGCATCACCAATGCGGGCGGCTCGGCGTACCCGTTCGGCTGGCCGGGATACAAGGTGCGCGTCAGCACCGATCGCGAGACGTGGCGGATGGCGCCGACGCGCTATGTCGACGGGGCGCTCGAATTCGAATGGACCGGCACCAGCGAATTGGTGTGGTTCGCCTATTTCCAACCCTATACGATGGAGCGCCACGACGCGCTGGTCGCGCGCATCGCCGCGCGCCCGGGCGTCACGCACCGCGAGCTTGGCCAGTCGATCGACGGACGCGCGATCGATTGCCTCGACATCGGCAGCGGCCCCAAGCATGTCTGGCTCTACGCGCGGCAGCATCCCGGCGAGAGCATGGCCGAATGGTTCCTGGAGGGCGTGCTCGAACGGCTGACCGACGCCGCCGACCCGGTGACAGAGGCGCTGCTCGCCAAGGCGACCTTCCACTGCGTGCCCAATATGAACCCCGATGGGTCGTTCCGCGGGCATTTGCGCACCAATGCGGCGGGGGTGAACCTCAACCGCGAATGGCACACGCCGACCCCTGAGAAGTCACCCGAAGTTTTGTGCGTCCGCAACGCGATGGACGAGACCGGCGTGGCGTTCGCGATGGACGTGCACGGCGACGAAGCGATCGCGGCCAATTTCCTGGCCGGGTTCGAGGGGATTCCGTCGTGGACCGATGCGCTGGGCGAGAAATATTATGATTTCGGCCGCCGGCTGGAAGCGCACACGCCCGATTTCCAGACCGCCAAGGGCTATGACAAATCCGCGCCGGGCCGCGCCAATCTGTCGATGTCGACCAATCAACTCGCCGAGCGCTTTGGCGCGGTGTCGATGACGCTCGAGATGCCGTTCAAGGACCATGATCCCAACCCCGACGCCGAATTCGGCTGGTCGGGCGAGCGCTCGAAGGCGCTGGCGCATGCGTGCCTTGAGGTGCTGGCGGATATGATCGACGGGATTTAA
- the ruvA gene encoding Holliday junction branch migration protein RuvA: MIAHLKGRLDATGLDHAVIDVGGVGYLVGCSSRTLSAIGPVGEAVMLHTEMLVAEDFIRLVGFASASERDWFRLLTGVQGVGARVALAILSALEPNDLARAIAAQDKAMVARANGVGPKLAERIVRELKDKIGGVEIGGASISVAPTGAGADAVSAMLNLGFRPAEASGAVAAAEEELGAGASLDALVRLALRKAAK, encoded by the coding sequence TTGATCGCGCATCTCAAAGGCAGGCTGGACGCGACGGGGCTCGATCATGCTGTGATCGATGTCGGCGGGGTCGGCTATCTCGTCGGCTGCTCGTCGCGCACGCTGTCCGCCATCGGCCCGGTCGGCGAAGCGGTGATGCTCCACACCGAAATGCTGGTGGCGGAGGATTTCATCCGCCTGGTCGGCTTCGCGAGCGCGTCCGAGCGCGACTGGTTCCGCTTGCTCACCGGCGTGCAGGGGGTGGGTGCGCGCGTCGCGCTGGCGATCCTCTCCGCGCTCGAACCCAACGACCTCGCCCGCGCGATCGCGGCGCAGGACAAGGCGATGGTCGCCCGCGCCAACGGCGTCGGGCCAAAGCTGGCCGAGCGCATCGTGCGCGAGTTGAAGGACAAGATCGGTGGCGTCGAAATCGGTGGCGCGAGCATCTCGGTCGCCCCGACCGGCGCGGGCGCGGATGCGGTGTCCGCCATGCTCAACCTCGGCTTCCGCCCCGCCGAAGCCAGCGGCGCGGTCGCGGCGGCGGAGGAGGAACTGGGGGCAGGCGCGAGCCTCGACGCGCTGGTGCGGCTGGCGCTGCGCAAGGCGGCGAAGTGA
- a CDS encoding YebC/PmpR family DNA-binding transcriptional regulator, whose product MAGHSKYKNIMYRKGAQDKKRSGMFSKLSREITVAAKMGLPDPDMNPRLRMAINAAKAQSMPKDNIQRAVDKAAKGDTENYEEIRYEGFGPGGVSLIIEALSDNRNRTATNVRIAMTRNGGNMGASGAVSHAFDRMGLINYPISAGDAEKVFEAALDAGAEDVSSSDDGHEIWTANDALHEVVTALTPVLGEPEGAKLAWRPQTMVEVGEEDAITLFKLIDALDDDDDVQTVWGNYDVPDAILEKLG is encoded by the coding sequence ATGGCAGGCCATTCCAAATATAAGAACATCATGTACCGCAAGGGCGCGCAGGATAAGAAGCGCTCGGGCATGTTCTCCAAGCTCAGCCGCGAAATCACCGTCGCGGCGAAGATGGGCTTGCCCGATCCCGACATGAACCCGCGCCTGCGCATGGCGATCAACGCCGCCAAGGCGCAGTCGATGCCCAAGGACAATATCCAGCGCGCAGTCGACAAGGCAGCGAAGGGCGATACCGAGAATTACGAGGAAATCCGCTACGAAGGCTTCGGCCCCGGCGGCGTTTCGCTGATTATCGAGGCGCTGAGCGACAATCGCAACCGCACCGCCACCAACGTCCGCATCGCGATGACGCGCAACGGCGGAAACATGGGCGCATCGGGCGCGGTCAGCCATGCGTTCGACCGGATGGGCCTGATCAACTATCCGATTAGCGCAGGCGATGCCGAGAAGGTGTTCGAGGCAGCGCTCGATGCGGGCGCGGAGGACGTGTCGTCGAGCGACGACGGCCATGAAATCTGGACCGCCAACGATGCGCTTCACGAAGTCGTCACCGCGCTCACGCCGGTGCTCGGCGAACCCGAAGGCGCGAAGCTCGCCTGGCGCCCGCAAACGATGGTCGAAGTTGGCGAGGAGGATGCGATCACGCTGTTCAAGCTGATCGACGCGCTCGACGATGATGACGACGTGCAGACCGTATGGGGCAATTACGACGTGCCCGATGCTATTTTGGAAAAGCTGGGGTGA
- a CDS encoding DUF4163 domain-containing protein, with amino-acid sequence MRLWSVSMMVVAFGTASMAQAAETTPNYTFDYAYPAAAGQIGPLRAWLEADKARMRAKLAADAAAARADAKKEGFPFRSYDASKTWKVVTSTSRFLSLSGDVGSYTGGAHGMSQSLSLVWDKKAGRQVKSKDVFVSSAVIQAAFGTAWCAALKTERTKRLGADAGQDDIFKCPKVSDLTLLLGSSNGRVINRIGLIADPYVAGSYAEGPYELTLPVGAAALRAVKPAYRKDFARP; translated from the coding sequence ATGCGCCTTTGGTCGGTCAGCATGATGGTGGTCGCGTTCGGCACTGCGTCGATGGCGCAGGCTGCCGAAACGACGCCAAACTACACCTTCGATTATGCCTATCCGGCGGCGGCGGGTCAGATCGGCCCGCTGCGTGCCTGGCTGGAGGCGGATAAGGCGCGGATGCGCGCCAAGCTCGCGGCCGACGCCGCCGCCGCCCGCGCCGATGCAAAGAAGGAAGGCTTCCCGTTCCGCAGCTACGACGCGTCCAAGACGTGGAAGGTGGTGACCAGCACGTCGCGCTTTCTCAGCCTGTCGGGCGATGTGGGCAGCTACACCGGCGGCGCGCACGGCATGTCCCAGTCGCTGTCGCTGGTCTGGGACAAGAAGGCAGGGCGTCAGGTAAAGTCCAAGGATGTGTTCGTATCGTCGGCGGTGATCCAGGCTGCTTTCGGCACCGCGTGGTGCGCAGCGTTGAAGACGGAGCGGACGAAGCGTCTCGGCGCGGACGCCGGGCAGGACGATATCTTCAAATGCCCCAAGGTCAGCGACCTCACGCTCTTGCTGGGATCGTCCAACGGCCGGGTGATCAACCGGATCGGGCTGATCGCCGACCCCTATGTCGCGGGCTCCTATGCCGAAGGGCCGTATGAGCTGACGCTGCCTGTTGGCGCGGCAGCTCTACGTGCCGTCAAACCCGCCTATCGTAAGGATTTTGCACGCCCCTGA
- a CDS encoding type II toxin-antitoxin system RelE/ParE family toxin produces the protein MAELRVSAKARRDLEQIGDAGATEYGAVASARYVEGFRRLFRLLQAQPLAGRQRPELGKDVRSLSHRPHAILYRVIGDTVITDRILHQARDVGRALRDDQ, from the coding sequence ATGGCTGAGCTGCGCGTTAGCGCGAAGGCGCGTCGCGATCTCGAACAGATTGGCGATGCGGGCGCGACAGAGTATGGCGCGGTCGCCTCTGCTCGTTATGTCGAGGGCTTTCGTCGGCTATTCCGTTTGTTGCAGGCGCAGCCGCTCGCTGGCCGCCAGCGTCCGGAACTCGGGAAGGATGTTCGGTCGCTATCGCACCGGCCCCATGCGATTCTGTACCGTGTCATCGGCGACACCGTCATCACCGACCGCATCCTTCATCAGGCGCGCGATGTCGGCCGAGCGCTGCGGGACGACCAATGA
- the purE gene encoding 5-(carboxyamino)imidazole ribonucleotide mutase — protein sequence MTAAEIPHVGIIMGSTSDWETMHHAADVLRELGVSHEAKVVSAHRTPQRLYDYATSAAERGIKVVIAGAGGAAHLPGMAAALTHLPVLGVPVESKALKGVDSLYSIVQMPAGVPVGTLAIGKAGAKNAALLAAAILALSDEDLSARLQAWRAAQTDGVAVDPA from the coding sequence ATGACCGCGGCAGAGATTCCCCACGTTGGCATCATCATGGGCAGCACGTCCGATTGGGAGACGATGCACCATGCCGCCGATGTGCTGCGCGAATTGGGCGTTTCGCACGAAGCGAAGGTGGTATCGGCGCACCGCACGCCGCAGCGGCTCTACGATTATGCCACCAGCGCGGCCGAACGCGGGATCAAGGTGGTGATCGCAGGGGCCGGCGGCGCGGCGCATCTGCCCGGCATGGCGGCGGCGCTGACGCATTTGCCGGTGCTGGGGGTTCCCGTAGAGAGCAAGGCGCTGAAGGGCGTCGATAGCCTCTATTCGATCGTGCAGATGCCCGCCGGGGTGCCCGTCGGCACGCTGGCGATCGGCAAGGCGGGTGCGAAGAATGCAGCGTTGCTGGCGGCGGCGATTTTGGCGCTTAGCGACGAGGATTTGAGCGCGCGGTTGCAGGCGTGGCGTGCGGCCCAGACCGACGGCGTCGCGGTCGATCCGGCGTGA
- a CDS encoding DUF2312 domain-containing protein, giving the protein MSEIIAADQLRLLIERIERLEEEKKGIADDIKDVYGEAKSTGFDTKTIRQIVRLRKMEKHHRDEAEMLLETYKQALGLV; this is encoded by the coding sequence GTGAGCGAGATCATCGCCGCCGACCAATTACGCCTTCTGATCGAACGCATCGAGCGGCTCGAAGAGGAAAAGAAGGGCATCGCCGACGACATTAAGGATGTCTATGGCGAAGCGAAATCGACCGGTTTCGACACCAAGACGATCCGCCAGATCGTGCGGCTCCGGAAGATGGAAAAGCACCACCGCGACGAAGCGGAAATGCTGCTCGAAACCTACAAGCAGGCGCTCGGGCTCGTCTGA
- the ykgO gene encoding type B 50S ribosomal protein L36 produces MKIRNSLKSLKGRHRDNRVIRRRGRTYIINKTNRRFKARQG; encoded by the coding sequence ATGAAGATCCGCAATTCCCTGAAGTCGCTCAAGGGCCGTCACCGCGATAACCGCGTGATTCGTCGTCGTGGCCGCACGTATATCATCAACAAGACGAACCGCCGGTTTAAAGCCCGCCAGGGCTGA
- the ruvC gene encoding crossover junction endodeoxyribonuclease RuvC — translation MLILGLDPGLGTTGWGLIRAEGNRLSHVANGKLKTDTAATLPRRLAHLDAMLNALLIDHAPEACAVEEVFVNANPQSTLKLGQARGVVLCAAARTGLEVGEYAARLVKKAVVGVGNAEKAQVHAMVSRLLPGVKIDGPDAADALAVAICHAHHLASARALR, via the coding sequence ATGCTGATCCTCGGCCTCGATCCCGGCCTTGGCACCACCGGCTGGGGCCTGATCCGCGCCGAGGGCAACCGCCTGAGCCATGTCGCCAACGGCAAGCTCAAGACCGACACCGCCGCCACGCTCCCGCGCCGCCTCGCGCATCTCGATGCGATGCTGAACGCGCTGCTGATCGATCACGCGCCCGAGGCGTGCGCGGTCGAGGAAGTGTTCGTCAACGCCAACCCGCAATCGACATTGAAGCTCGGCCAGGCGCGCGGCGTGGTGCTCTGCGCGGCCGCGCGCACGGGGCTCGAGGTTGGCGAATATGCCGCGCGGCTGGTCAAAAAGGCGGTGGTCGGCGTCGGTAATGCCGAGAAAGCGCAAGTCCACGCGATGGTGTCGCGCCTGCTGCCCGGTGTGAAAATCGACGGACCCGACGCCGCAGACGCGCTCGCGGTGGCAATTTGCCACGCGCATCATCTGGCGAGCGCGCGCGCGCTTCGTTGA